A segment of the Nostoc sp. TCL26-01 genome:
ACCTAAAGCATAGCTATTGACTTGGGGATTTTGTGAAACAAACAGTGTCGGTTCTGGATAAATGTCCAAATCCCGCACACATTCCCGGAACATCTGGTAAATAGTGGAATATTGACGCGGCCCGACTTGGATGGTGTTGCCCATTAGATAGACTAGCTGAGGGCGTTCGTAGACAAATTCCACAAATTTACGAGCAATTAAATCAAAACCCGGTAAATTTCGCAAAGCTTGCTCGGCTTGGCGATCCAGTGGATGTCTGAAGGCTTCGCTGGAAATTCCTGTGTAAGTTGGCATAATTTAGGGTGATTGATAATTAGTCAACAGTCAAAAGTCAACAGTCAATAGTCCAAAGTAAAAATAATTAACTTTTGATGATTGACCATTGACCATTGACAACATAATTAAGCATGGGGCTATTGGCAATGAAAGTCACTTTGTATGGGATTTAAAGCGTGTGATTGAAGCAGAAGTTCATTTGTCATTACATAACTTTTTGCGATCGCAGGCGGGTTTCCCTTCCTGGCCCCATCACTTAACGATGGCACGGTTGGTAGCACGCGCCTTGCGTCTAGGACGTAGCGCCCTCATTCAAGTAGGGGCTGTTTGTGGTTATCAAGGTTTATATCGCACTAGTTTTGTCGCCTCCGCTTTGATGTGGCATGGGGCTGTGATTATTGTTGCCAGCGAAACAGTCCAGCAACGGTTACTGCGAGTGGAGATTCCCCGTCTACAGCAGTGGTTACAGGTTAATAAGCCAATCAGAACAGGTGACGTTTGGCCTGGTGCTGAGTTCCAAGGAATACTTCTCATTTCCCCAGAAGCTTGGCTCAAAGGACAATTTACCTCTGCTAATTATTTTCCCCCAGGTATCCCGACAATTATTGATGGGGTAGATGATTTAGAAGATTTAATCCGTCGTCAGCTAACGCAAAATATTCAACCTCAAGACTGGGATCAACTAATACTGGCTTGTCCTTACGCAGCTGAGACAATTAACGCTGCACGGGATCAACTCACTGAGGAACTGTTTAAGCACCCTGCTAATCCCTACGAGTGTTATCTCATCTCTCAAACAGAAACGGATATCTTAAACCAACTGCACTCCGATTTAGCCACAACTCCAGGTATCCCATCTGTTTGGCAAAATTTTTGGCAACAAATTCCACAGGCAGAAAACACCTCTCCCCTCTCTCTCCCCATCTCTCCATCTCCCTCTCTCCTCTGGGCAACTATTGCCCGTCGTCAGGGTTTATTTTCT
Coding sequences within it:
- a CDS encoding helicase C-terminal domain-containing protein, with the protein product MIEAEVHLSLHNFLRSQAGFPSWPHHLTMARLVARALRLGRSALIQVGAVCGYQGLYRTSFVASALMWHGAVIIVASETVQQRLLRVEIPRLQQWLQVNKPIRTGDVWPGAEFQGILLISPEAWLKGQFTSANYFPPGIPTIIDGVDDLEDLIRRQLTQNIQPQDWDQLILACPYAAETINAARDQLTEELFKHPANPYECYLISQTETDILNQLHSDLATTPGIPSVWQNFWQQIPQAENTSPLSLPISPSPSLLWATIARRQGLFSLHYAPIELAQMLAPIWQRQPVVLVGSALEPETEAPLFRQRLGLDDVTCLKFASDSQSEAIQLYIPYKLPLPNTPEFQAAFIHKVRTLVCLSATAPGLTVLLVGDVPLKAQVGTILASEFGSRVQVEKTCLDENGILVSGWEFWREHQAVLPAPQLLIIATLPLPSLENPLVAGRVTHYKRSHQDWFRLFLLPTALNELQRAIAPVRENQGIVALLDSRVVNRSYGSQILNALSPLARLNYLDPSLFTPNGEENSA